One region of Aeromicrobium sp. Sec7.5 genomic DNA includes:
- a CDS encoding NYN domain-containing protein — protein MVAAGSHVAVYIDFDNVVISRANQAKARGEDLTVAIDVLLDFATRYGRLTISRAYADWSVTKNADYRDQLVSRAVELVQLFPATKTKNGADIRLAVDAIEDLYLHEDLTHVVIAAGDSDFVPLAQRARRLGRIVLGVGVAGSISRALASACDVYVDYDELLRDRRDLDVAAEREEPQQVPDPSRPQGAGPPPRRAYSLLKEALSGLQEQHPERQWHPLSALKTQVLRIEPTFTERVYGAGSFSELLGRYSSQIEVRENRARAR, from the coding sequence ATGGTCGCAGCTGGCTCCCACGTCGCGGTCTACATCGACTTCGACAACGTCGTCATCTCGCGCGCCAATCAGGCGAAGGCCCGCGGCGAGGACCTGACCGTGGCGATCGATGTCCTGCTTGATTTTGCGACGCGCTACGGACGGCTGACGATCTCGCGCGCCTACGCGGACTGGTCCGTGACGAAGAACGCCGACTATCGCGATCAGCTCGTGTCCCGCGCGGTCGAGCTGGTCCAGCTGTTCCCGGCGACCAAGACGAAGAACGGGGCGGACATCCGACTCGCCGTCGACGCGATCGAGGATCTCTACCTGCACGAGGACCTCACCCACGTCGTCATCGCGGCTGGAGACTCCGACTTCGTACCGCTGGCCCAGCGCGCTCGGCGGCTCGGCCGGATCGTGCTGGGAGTGGGAGTCGCGGGCAGCATCAGCAGGGCGCTCGCCAGCGCCTGCGACGTGTACGTCGACTACGACGAGCTGTTGCGCGATCGACGAGACCTCGACGTGGCGGCAGAGCGGGAGGAACCTCAGCAGGTCCCTGATCCATCGCGTCCGCAAGGTGCTGGGCCTCCTCCGAGGCGTGCGTACTCCTTGCTCAAGGAGGCGCTGAGCGGTCTGCAGGAGCAGCACCCGGAGCGCCAGTGGCACCCACTCAGCGCGCTCAAGACGCAGGTGCTGCGTATCGAGCCCACCTTCACCGAGCGCGTCTATGGCGCCGGGAGCTTCAGCGAGCTGCTCGGGCGGTACTCGAGCCAGATCGAGGTCAGGGAGAACCGCGCCCGAGCCCGCTGA
- a CDS encoding DUF6285 domain-containing protein, which produces MLHTFPNAPEIVVAVRDWLREEVVTNPDAELAFRARVAANLLSMLERELTQASDAEERFEQALTERGVADERELALQLRRREVDPDPDLLALLRATTADRLRTSNPRFLAEQIDDDDPRQVDPGR; this is translated from the coding sequence ATGCTGCATACCTTCCCGAACGCCCCCGAGATCGTCGTCGCCGTCCGCGACTGGCTCCGCGAGGAGGTCGTGACGAACCCCGACGCCGAGCTCGCGTTTCGCGCCCGCGTCGCGGCGAACCTGCTGTCGATGCTCGAACGCGAGCTCACGCAGGCGTCCGACGCCGAGGAGCGATTCGAGCAGGCGCTCACCGAACGCGGCGTGGCCGACGAGCGTGAGCTCGCGCTGCAGCTGCGCCGCCGCGAGGTCGATCCGGACCCGGACCTCCTGGCGCTCCTGCGGGCCACCACGGCCGACCGGCTCCGCACGAGCAACCCACGGTTCCTCGCCGAGCAGATCGACGACGACGACCCGCGGCAGGTCGACCCGGGTCGATGA
- a CDS encoding enoyl-CoA hydratase-related protein has product MTATGRRFETVGYDVTAGIATITLDRPTRRNAFTLGMGIDLLDALDEVDRDDDVRAVVVAGSGRDFCVGADLDEGFVADPAISPIHREFIERTGTVEGLPRDGGGVLALRIAGCTKPVVAAVRGAAVGVGATMTLPMDVRVAGESTRFGFVFARRGIVPDATASWYLPRIVGIATALEWFVTGRLVDSAEALAARLVTHRVPDDEVEDRARSIAEEIVANTSPVAVAAGRRMLWEAMSMPHPWAAHVLETVTIAELVEGPDVQEGVAAFRERRPARFGSTSADVPAVVPAWSERPTDASHGASDGSA; this is encoded by the coding sequence ATGACTGCAACAGGCCGCCGGTTCGAGACCGTGGGGTACGACGTCACGGCGGGGATCGCCACGATCACCCTCGACCGGCCGACGCGCCGCAACGCCTTCACGCTCGGCATGGGCATCGACCTGCTGGACGCGCTCGACGAGGTCGACCGCGACGACGACGTGCGCGCCGTGGTGGTGGCCGGATCGGGTCGTGACTTCTGCGTGGGCGCCGACCTCGACGAGGGGTTCGTGGCAGATCCGGCGATCAGCCCGATCCATCGCGAGTTCATCGAGCGCACCGGCACGGTCGAGGGTCTGCCGCGGGACGGCGGCGGCGTCCTGGCCCTGCGGATCGCGGGCTGCACCAAGCCGGTCGTCGCGGCCGTGCGCGGTGCGGCAGTCGGGGTCGGCGCGACCATGACGCTGCCGATGGATGTACGCGTGGCCGGTGAGAGCACGCGGTTCGGCTTCGTGTTCGCCCGTCGCGGCATCGTGCCCGACGCGACGGCCTCCTGGTACCTGCCGCGGATCGTCGGCATCGCCACCGCGCTCGAGTGGTTCGTGACGGGCCGACTCGTCGACTCCGCGGAGGCGCTGGCGGCCCGACTCGTGACGCACCGGGTGCCGGACGACGAGGTCGAGGACCGCGCCCGCAGCATCGCGGAGGAGATCGTCGCGAACACCTCGCCCGTCGCGGTGGCCGCGGGCCGGCGCATGCTCTGGGAGGCGATGAGCATGCCGCACCCGTGGGCCGCGCACGTGCTGGAGACCGTGACGATCGCCGAGCTCGTGGAGGGCCCGGACGTGCAGGAGGGGGTGGCCGCCTTCCGCGAGCGCCGACCCGCCCGGTTCGGCTCGACGTCCGCCGACGTGCCGGCGGTCGTGCCCGCCTGGTCGGAGCGCCCGACCGATGCCTCGCACGGCGCCTCGGACGGGTCGGCGTGA
- a CDS encoding phosphotransferase family protein: MTEGIAGVDHAVLEQWLSRHASVTVPVRARLLTGARSNLTYLLEAADGQRYALRRPPTGAVLASAHDMAREWRFISALADTPVPVARPVAWCDDREVSDADLYVMSFVEGVVLDSESSAGAMAGPVRRRASEDLVRVLAELHAVDAEALGLGDRQRAEGYVARQLKRWSAQIELLDPPERATLLEGAALLGDRIPPQRTGVVHGDFRPGNLALGPDGAVRAVFDWELATVGDVHADLGWLVATWAEPGKDLPRLIVGPTGDGGFLTRAELVAAYEKAAGATVPDLDFYVAFAHWRLCCITVGVRHRYQEGAMADDGFDGESLTEGIGWWSQRVVEMMAR, translated from the coding sequence GTGACCGAGGGCATCGCCGGCGTCGACCACGCGGTGCTCGAGCAGTGGCTGTCGCGACACGCGTCGGTCACGGTGCCCGTGCGGGCGCGACTGCTCACGGGCGCCCGCTCCAACCTGACCTACCTGCTCGAGGCCGCCGACGGCCAGCGGTACGCCCTACGTCGTCCGCCGACCGGTGCCGTGCTGGCGTCGGCGCACGACATGGCGCGGGAGTGGCGGTTCATCTCGGCGCTGGCCGACACCCCGGTGCCCGTCGCCCGGCCCGTGGCGTGGTGCGACGACCGGGAGGTCAGCGACGCCGACCTCTACGTCATGTCCTTCGTCGAGGGGGTCGTGCTCGACTCCGAGTCGAGTGCCGGTGCGATGGCCGGTCCGGTGCGCCGTCGCGCGAGCGAGGACCTCGTCCGTGTCCTGGCCGAGCTGCACGCCGTGGACGCCGAGGCGCTGGGCCTGGGGGATCGTCAGCGGGCCGAGGGCTACGTCGCCCGACAGCTCAAGCGTTGGTCGGCGCAGATCGAGCTCCTCGATCCGCCGGAACGGGCCACGCTGCTGGAGGGCGCGGCGCTCCTCGGAGATCGCATCCCGCCGCAGCGCACGGGCGTCGTGCACGGTGACTTCCGGCCGGGGAACCTGGCGCTCGGCCCCGACGGCGCGGTGCGGGCGGTGTTCGACTGGGAGCTGGCTACGGTCGGCGACGTCCACGCCGACCTGGGTTGGCTCGTGGCGACCTGGGCCGAGCCGGGGAAGGACCTCCCGCGGCTCATCGTGGGGCCGACCGGCGACGGCGGGTTCCTGACGCGCGCCGAGCTCGTGGCGGCGTACGAGAAAGCCGCTGGTGCCACGGTGCCCGACCTGGACTTCTACGTCGCCTTCGCGCACTGGCGGTTGTGCTGCATCACGGTCGGGGTGCGCCACCGCTACCAGGAGGGGGCGATGGCCGACGACGGCTTCGACGGCGAGAGCCTCACCGAGGGCATCGGGTGGTGGTCGCAGCGCGTCGTCGAGATGATGGCGCGCTGA
- a CDS encoding phosphotransferase family protein — protein MSGSARLGDATAELARALERRLDDLAGAGHRVEDLHPMAGGASRETWGLTAVQPDGVREALVLRRDPPSEPRPDEMRQEAAALEAAARHGVPVPRLRDHGSGSDVVGAPYLLMEHVEGEALARRILRDDTFAAARGVLARDLGRAAAAIHSIDPGEVADDLAPDGMEVLWQRYVETDVPRPVIDLAFRWLADRRPSPVPARLVHGDFRLGNVLVGPAGLTAVLDWELVHSGDPLEDLGYLGIRAWRFGGPHPVAGVGSFAELFEAYEAAGGGYVDPDRVRWWQIAGTLSWGVNAIFQASRHFRGTTRSVELAAVGRRVVEQEHDLLRMIDEES, from the coding sequence ATGAGCGGATCGGCGAGGCTCGGGGACGCGACGGCCGAGCTCGCTCGCGCGCTCGAGCGACGCCTCGACGACCTCGCCGGTGCCGGGCACCGGGTCGAGGACCTGCACCCGATGGCCGGTGGTGCCAGTCGTGAGACGTGGGGCCTCACCGCGGTGCAGCCCGACGGCGTGCGGGAGGCGTTGGTCCTGCGGCGCGACCCGCCGTCCGAGCCACGACCCGACGAGATGCGGCAGGAGGCCGCGGCGCTCGAGGCCGCGGCCCGCCACGGCGTCCCCGTCCCTCGGCTGCGCGACCACGGCTCGGGCTCGGACGTCGTCGGCGCCCCGTACCTGCTGATGGAGCACGTCGAGGGGGAGGCGCTCGCGCGACGGATCCTGCGCGACGACACCTTCGCGGCGGCCCGCGGAGTCCTGGCCCGAGACCTCGGCCGCGCGGCTGCCGCGATCCACTCGATCGATCCCGGTGAGGTCGCCGACGACCTCGCGCCCGACGGCATGGAGGTCCTGTGGCAGCGGTACGTCGAGACCGACGTGCCGCGTCCGGTCATCGACCTCGCCTTCCGCTGGCTCGCCGACCGGCGACCCTCCCCCGTGCCGGCGCGACTCGTGCACGGCGACTTCCGGCTGGGCAACGTGCTCGTCGGCCCGGCCGGGCTCACGGCGGTGCTCGACTGGGAGCTGGTCCACTCCGGTGACCCGCTGGAGGACCTCGGCTACCTCGGCATCCGTGCCTGGCGTTTCGGTGGACCGCACCCGGTGGCCGGGGTGGGGTCGTTCGCCGAGCTGTTCGAGGCCTACGAGGCCGCCGGGGGCGGGTACGTCGACCCCGATCGAGTCCGTTGGTGGCAGATCGCCGGCACGCTGTCGTGGGGCGTCAACGCGATCTTCCAGGCCAGTCGTCACTTCCGCGGCACGACACGATCGGTGGAGCTGGCCGCCGTGGGCCGCCGCGTCGTGGAGCAGGAGCACGACCTGCTCCGGATGATCGACGAGGAGAGCTGA